From one Sesamum indicum cultivar Zhongzhi No. 13 linkage group LG13, S_indicum_v1.0, whole genome shotgun sequence genomic stretch:
- the LOC105176299 gene encoding protein ABHD17B, whose amino-acid sequence MGGVTSSMAAKFAFFPPNPPSYKLVHDDMTGLLLLSPFPHRENVEIMRLPTRRGSEIVAMYVRHPMASSTLLYSHGNAADLGQMYELFIELSIHLRVNLLGYDYSGYGQSSGKPSEQNTYADIEAAFKCLEENYGTKQEDVILYGQSVGSGPTLDLATRVPRLRAIVLHSPILSGVRVMYSVKRTYWFDIYKNIDKISLVNCPVLIIHGTADEVVDFSHGKQLWELCKEKYEPLWIKGGNHCDLELYPEYIRHLKKFVATVERSPSHRISTRKSTDQFEPSRKSTDIFDAPRKSTDRREKPRHSTDKPERSKNQSQNVEKLDKLRMSFDQMERSRRSVDCIEKSWKSIDHQLERGRKSVDRLDRIRTG is encoded by the exons ATGGGTGGTGTGACTTCATCCATGGCGGCGAAGTTCGCTTTCTTTCCGCCTAATCCTCCGTCGTATAAATTGGTGCACGATGACATGACGGGGCTGCTTCTGTTGAGTCCATTTCCCCACCGCGAAAATGTGGAAATTATGCGGCTGCCGACGCGGCGGGGGTCGGAGATAGTGGCAATGTACGTGCGGCACCCGATGGCGAGTTCCACACTTCTCTACTCGCATGGCAACGCCGCTGATCTGGGCCAGATGTATGAGCTTTTCATCGAGCTTAGTATACACTTGCGCGTCAATCTCCTCGG GTATGACTACTCGGGATATGGGCAGTCATCTGGAAAG CCCAGTGAGCAGAACACATATGCAGATATAGAAGCTGCATTCAAGTGTCTTGAGGAGAATTATGGTACTAAGCAGGAAGATGTGATACTCTACGGTCAATCCGTTGGGAGTGGACCTACGTTAGATCTGGCAACCCGTGTGCCTCGTTTAAGAGCTATTGTTTTGCATAGTCCTATTCTATCAGGTGTAAGAGTTATGTATTCAGTAAAGCGCACATATTGGTTTGACATCTACAAG AACATTGATAAAATCTCATTGGTTAATTGTCCTGTCCTCATTATTCAT GGAACGGCAGATGAAGTGGTTGATTTTTCACATGGTAAGCAGCTCTGGGAGCTCTGTAAGGAGAAATATGAACCCTTGTGGATTAAAGGAGGAAATCACTGTGATCTAGAGCTCTACCCTGAGTACATCAGACATCTCAAGAAGTTTGTTGCAACTGTGGAGCGATCTCCTTCGCACAGAATCAGTACTAGGAAGAGCACAGACCAGTTTGAACCATCTAGGAAGAGTACAGATATATTTGATGCCCCAAGGAAGAGCACTGACAGGAGAGAAAAACCAAGGCACAGCACAGACAAGCCAGAAAGGTCCAAAAATCAGTCACAGAATGTCGAGAAGCTAGATAAGTTAAGGATGTCCTTTGATCAAATGGAAAGGTCGAGGAGAAGTGTCGATTGTATCGAGAAATCCTGGAAAAGCATTGATCATCAACTGGAAAGAGGTCGCAAGAGTGTAGACAGGCTCGATAGAATACGCACCGGGTAA
- the LOC105176298 gene encoding glycerol-3-phosphate dehydrogenase [NAD(+)], translating to MAPSLEDNINNKSNSIAAAVAGGGIIGDEMTTRVTVVGSGNWGSVAAKLIASNTLKLNSFHDEVIMWVFEEILPTGEKLSQVINRTNENVKYLPGIKLGKNVVANPDLESAVKDANLLVFVTPHQFMEGICKRLVGKIRADAEAISLIKGMEVKREGPCMISSLISEQLGINCCVLMGANIANEIAVEKFSEATVGYRKNKEIADKWVQLFNTSYFAVTAVQDVEGVELCGTLKNVVALAAGFVDGLEMGNNTKAAIMRVGLREMKAFSKLLFPSVKDSTFFESCGIADVITTCLGGRNRKCAEAFARNGGKRSFDELEAEMLQGQKLQGVSTAKEVYEVLRHRGWLELFPLFSTVHEICISRLPPTAIVEYSEHTPKYSLVGGPAQFF from the exons ATGGCTCCATCTCTGgaggataatattaataataaaagtaatagTATCGCCGCCGCCGTTGCCGGAGGAGGAATAATTGGGGACGAAATGACGACACGAGTCACGGTCGTGGGCAGTGGCAATTGGGGAAGCGTCGCCGCCAAGCTCATTGCTTCCAACACACTTAAGCTTAATTCCTTCcatg ATGAAGTGATTATGTGGGTGTTCGAGGAGATATTGCCCACTGGCGAAAAACTCTCACAAGTCATCAACCGAACTAAT GAGAATGTTAAGTATCTCCCTGGCATAAAGCTAGGTAAAAATGTTGTTGCAAACCCTGATCTTGAAAGTGCAG TGAAGGATGCAAACTTGTTAGTATTTGTGACACCCCATCAATTCATGGAAGGCATTTGTAAAAGGCTAGTGGGGAAAATAAGAGCGGATGCTGAAGCAATATCCCTTATTAAAGGAATGGAGGTCAAGAGGGAAGGTCCATGCATGATCTCTTCCCTCATCTCAGAACAGCTCGGAATCAATTGCTGTGTTTTGATGGGGGCCAACATTGCAAACGAG ATTGCGGTGGAAAAGTTTAGTGAAGCAACAGTGGGATAcagaaagaataaagagaTTGCGGATAAATGGGTTCAGCTATTCAATACTTCATATTTTGCGGTCACCGCT GTCCAGGATGTTGAGGGAGTTGAACTATGCGGAACTCTGAAAAATGTCGTGGCTCTTGCAGCAG GATTTGTGGATGGATTGGAAATGGGGAACAACACAAAG GCTGCAATAATGAGAGTTGGTCTGAGAGAAATGAAGGCCTTCTCGAAGCTACTTTTCCCTTCTGTCAAGGACAGTACTTTCTTTGAGAGCTGCGGCATAGCCGATGTAATTACAACTTGCT TGGGAGGAAGAAACAGGAAATGTGCGGAGGCTTTTGCTAGGAATGGTGGGAAGAGGTCTTTTGATGAGCTTGAAGCGGAGATGCTGCAGGGCCAGAAATTACAG GGTGTATCGACTGCAAAAGAAGTTTATGAGGTTTTGAGACACAGGGGATGGTTAGAGCTTTTCCCTCTCTTCTCAACGGTGCATGAGATCTGCATCAGTCGTCTGCCACCAACAGCCATAGTCGAATACAGTGAGCACACCCCAAAATATTCCCTTGTAGGAGGGCCTGCTCagtttttctga